Part of the Aggregatilinea lenta genome, TCAGGGACACCTGCAAGCGGTTCTCTTCCGCGTCCTCGATGAACTGCGTGCCCCGGACGAACTGAAGCTCGCCCGTGCGCACGACCAGCACCAGCAGCGAGAAGACCACGACCGCCTGGAACACCAGCAGCCGCCAGCCTTGAAAAGGAAGGATGCGCCTATTCATCGTTATTCAACCTATCCAGCTCACACATTATCATTACGATACGAGACAATCGTCAGCGATCAGCCATCAGCGTTCAGCGAAAGCAACAAGAGGCGGGTCTATGCGGACTAAGACACTGTTGGCGAGCGCGACGCGATGGCGTTTCGCAGAGGCAGGTTTCTAACCCGCTGCCTCCAGTCTAGCGCGAAACCCGCCGCCGTCGAATTATTCCAATCGCGCCCGGCGCGGATGCATCCATAGTGAGAGGCGGCCCATCAAGCGAAAGATGGGAATGATCAGCAGCGCATTATAGAACAAGCTCGGAATCGTCACGTAGGACAGGCCGCGATCGAGCGGCACGTTGATGCCCACCGCCCACAAGACGCTGAGCACGATCAGGTGATAGACCACCGTCCCCGCGCCCGCGACCAGCGGCGGCACGAGCACATTGTTGCGCGAAATCTGGCCGATCACCATATCGCTGACAAAAACGATCACCACCAACCCCAGCGCCGACGTGCCCAGCGGCGCGACCGAGAGCCAGTCTTGCAGCACACCACCCACTACCGACCACAGCATCGCCTCGCGCACGTCCGCCAGCAGCGCCCACGACACGACGATAATCAGCACGAGGTCCGGCGAGCCGCCGCC contains:
- the mreD gene encoding rod shape-determining protein MreD; amino-acid sequence: MAGYIGIPLLMIAAVLNATVMPEFRIGGGSPDLVLIIVVSWALLADVREAMLWSVVGGVLQDWLSVAPLGTSALGLVVIVFVSDMVIGQISRNNVLVPPLVAGAGTVVYHLIVLSVLWAVGINVPLDRGLSYVTIPSLFYNALLIIPIFRLMGRLSLWMHPRRARLE